One region of Fusarium oxysporum f. sp. lycopersici 4287 chromosome 14, whole genome shotgun sequence genomic DNA includes:
- a CDS encoding hypothetical protein (At least one base has a quality score < 10): MTVASKVVAPERLTLSGPVGFVNQSGRAAAEKRPESLCRLQKGHKQILGQGVIRELSRRAYVNRREPGLDFYLVADDAVTIHLIAVKVDSHKNKEWQGYAAMVAAAYAKDLLYEIAPNRVESERENQ, translated from the exons ATGACAGTTGCGAGCAAAGTGGTAGCCCCAGAACGTCTCACACTGTCTGGGCCGGTCGGTTTTGTCAATCAGTCTGGCCGCGCTGCTGCCGAAAAGCGACCAGAATCTCTTTGTAGGCTTCAGAAAGGACACAAGCAGATTCTTGGTCAAGGGGTTATCCGTGAATTATCGCGCAGGGCGTATGTCAACAGGCGTGAGCCCGGTCTGGATTTCTATCTCGTTGCTGACGATGCTGTCACTATCCACCTCATTGCCGTGAAAGTCG ACTCacacaagaacaaggagtgGCAAGGCTATGCGGCAATGGTGGCTGCTGCATATGCTAAGGACCTTCTCTATGAAATAGCTCCGAACAGAGTTGAATCTGAAAGGGAAAATCAGTGA